In Criblamydia sequanensis CRIB-18, the DNA window TGTGCATAAAAAGCAAGTTTCCATACTGAAAGGGGTGGCAATTCGTTTCGATTAAACCTCCGACACTTGCAGCTCTAACATGAGCAAAAAGACAAGGAGTTTCAATGGTTTCTGCAATCCTTTCCAAATTTCGATTGGCCCAGGCCGGAGTTAAGCTTGTGTATAATCCCGGTTTTGAAGATATTTGCGGAATATACCACCCGATCCCAAAACCATCGCCATTTAAGGGCTCCTCTCGCTCTAACGATTTGATACTCTGCTTAATAAGAGAATGAGAGGGTCTTGTAACAAGATCTGCCATCAAAGCAGGAAGTCCCTTATAAACCATAAATCGACACATGTTATTCCTTAAAGGTTGTATAAATTTTAATTAACAGCTCTATTGCATTTAACAAAATTCAAATTTTGCTATAATGCCTCTAGATGACAGAAAAAAAATTTAATGTTGATTTCAAGCTAGGATGCTAACCTAAATAAGCGTTCTTTAAAGTGAGGTTTCTATGGGTCTTCTCCGTATTTTATTCAATGCTATCCTTTATGCGCTTCTTTTTTATTTTATCTGGTATTTCTTCCCGGATGCATTCCAGACCTTGTCTGAATGGGTCTCCAAACTCGCAAACTGGTTGATCGATATCGGTCATCGATTTGTGGATTGGATCAAAGAGGCCACTCATACTCAAGGGGTTCCTCACGACCGACCCGAAAAACTTTTCCTTCTTCCTTTTATCGGATTAATGAAAAAGGTGTGAAAATTTAAAAATAATGCCCTTCTTACTTTAGGGCATTATTTTTTTGACTCGATACCTTCTCAGGCTCAAACACTTATCTCCTTTTTTTCAAAAAAAAAAATCACTAAATAATTAATAATGAACACTTTAGCTAATGGCTGCCAGAAAGCATCAATAGCTTTTTAATTTTATTAGTTTGTTAGCAGTTTTCTGTCATATCTTAAAAATTAGTGATTTTGAATTGCTTAGCATATAATTTTTAATTAAAATGACTGGTTTTTCAATTAAAATTTAAAAAGACTTCAAGGATAATCCAATGCGATACACCCTATCCCTTTCTTGTGCAGATAGAGTCGGAATTGTAGCTAAAGTGGCCAATTTTTTAGCAGAGCGAGATGGCTTTATTGTTGAGTCTGCTCAATACGGCGATCCCTCGACGAGCCGCTTTTTTATGCGTACTGTTTTTACAACAAAAGACGATCATCCCCTTGATCTTAAAGCATGGAAAGAAGCTTTTAAGGAAACGGCCGGGCTTTTTGAGATGGATTGGAAACTAAAGTCCAATCTTGAAAAGACAAAGATCTTAATTTTAGTTTCTAAAGCAAGCCACTGTCTAAATACCCTTCTCAATCAATACGCCACAGGCACATTAAATGTGGATGTGGCAGCCGTTGGCTCAAACCATCTAGATCTTGAAGACATGTGCAAGTTTTATAAAATTCCCTTTCACTATTTGCCAATTACCCAGGCTACCAAACCACTGCAAGAGAGTAAAATTTTTGAACTCTTTCAATCCTATGATGCGGATCTTCTCGTTTTGGCTCGTTATATGCAAATCCTATCCCCTGAACTTACTCAAAAGCTGCAAGGCA includes these proteins:
- the purU gene encoding formyltetrahydrofolate deformylase, with protein sequence MRYTLSLSCADRVGIVAKVANFLAERDGFIVESAQYGDPSTSRFFMRTVFTTKDDHPLDLKAWKEAFKETAGLFEMDWKLKSNLEKTKILILVSKASHCLNTLLNQYATGTLNVDVAAVGSNHLDLEDMCKFYKIPFHYLPITQATKPLQESKIFELFQSYDADLLVLARYMQILSPELTQKLQGKAINIHHSFLPSFKGAKPYHQAYERGVKLIGATAHYVSDDLDEGPIIEQEVLRVDHNETPEELVASGRDIESVVLARAVKYHVEDRVFLDGRKTVVFK